The following DNA comes from Falco rusticolus isolate bFalRus1 chromosome 12, bFalRus1.pri, whole genome shotgun sequence.
tatggggctggggtcagtgTAAGCAAGCCTGGGCCAGcggggaggagagcagcagctgctgtgagcctccctcctcctgcttcacttatttcctaaagaaaaaaaaaaaaggaattaaaaaggaaataagggCCGTGATTTCTATCCGCTGTTTTCGACGCTGTGTAGGCACTGAGACTGCAGGACACCATCCTCCTGCGCCTGGCGCGCGGGTCACCCCTGCACCTGATTTCTTTTGCacctcatttgctttcttctcccccACGTAGGTGGGTGTAAAAGCTGCCTGGGCAGAATAACCCTAACACGGAGGAGAGGATGGTTGGCTGCCGAGAGGCTTTGGCATGGGATGTCACCTGGAGCTCCCGGGATACGCTTgcccccagggctggtgctTTTGGGTGGAGGATGCGGAGCAGGGACCATCGCCATCAGGGAAGCTGCTccggctgctgcctcccctAAAACTCGTAGGCGGAGACGAAGACTGTGATTTTGGACACGTGCTTGGCCTGGAAGACACGGTCCAGGTACTCAGACATGTCCACATCCACCTGGATGGTCTGGGGACCCTTGAGGCTCTGCACCAGAATAAGCTCCCCAGTCTGCCGGTCCGAGCGCTGCATCACGAAGTGGCCGCGGTTGTTGCCCCCCACGATGCCGAAGCGCAGGCTGTCGGGTCCCGGCCGGCCGGGTGCCGCGGCTGTGGCCATGCGGAAGAGCGGGGTGGGTGTCAGCAGGTTGGATGGCAGGGGAAGGTAGTGGAAGGAGATGGTTTTGGGTGCTTGGTGGCATGACCGGCTCTCCATCGGGCAGGGGTTGCGCTCACACTGGCTGCAAAGGCAAaagccagggcaggggacacAGGTTTTCAGGGAGCCCCAGGGATGTGGGGTCTGTGTCCCCCACCTCAGTGGCACTGCATCCATGTGGATGCTATGCATGTATTTTTGGGACCCAGCACCCAAAAAATGAAGTGGGGACAGGTTTTGCGCCCCACCGCACTTACAAGGGTGATGTTTTGACGTAGGTGATGTTGccagcgggctgggggcactgggggctgACGCACTGGAAGCTCCCCCCCATGTTGATGCAGGTGGTCCCCCTTGTGCAGTTATGCTGGGACAGGGCGCACTCGTCGATGTCTGCAAAACAGGGGCGGACAGCAGGTCAGCCTCACTGGGCACCTCAAACCAGCCTCACTGAGGGGCAAAATGGGCAAAAGCACTTTGAAATGGGTCAAACATCAAATACGATCAAAAAAGTAGGAGAGTGTGGCTGAAAACACCTAAATTCCTGAAATCCAGTTCTGCGCCTGCTCTCCTCAACACCTACGTAACGACTGAGATACCTGGCAATAAAATCAGGAGCTCTGAATGCAGGAATTTGCTGGCAGCATTAGCAAGGTGCTACGAAACATGCAAAAATcggggagaaaaagagaaagcatgagttttctcactgtGAACTGCAACAATCAACACTTTATAGCACAAAAAACAATCCTTGTTTTTCAGGAGGAGACTTTCATACCAGCAGTTCTGGCCACCCACCTCCCTACCTGCTGCTACTTCTGCTTTGCTCTCAACCCgcaccccagctcccctcttTTTGGAGGAGACGCTGCCGGCCCCCAAACTGACCCCTTGCTGTGTAATTCTTGGGTTCTAACACAATTTGTGGTTTTTCCTTGGGGATGCCCCGGACACAGGGGACAGCTCCACCACCGCAGTGGGGCTCCCATGCTCTTTTTCGGCGAGATGCTGCCCCAAAGCATCACACGTCTTTGCCTGTGCTTGAACCTGCATCATTCTTCTCCCCTCCATGCCCAGCCCAGGAACCACCTCTCTCTGCAAACCCACCAAGATTTTTGTGTGCAGAAGTGCTTGCAAACCaggagaaaaaggggaaaaaataaaacagcaatagTGCAAGTTGGGAAAAAGTGGTAAACCTGTGGATTTCCCACCCCGCCTCACCTTCGCAGCTCTTGCCATCACCCAGGAGGACGTACCCGCTGGGGCAGGTGCAGCGGTAGGAGCCAGGGAGGTTGACGCAGGCGTGGGCGCAGAGCCGGGGACCCCCGTCCCGCTTGTAAACCTCGCACTCATTGAGGTCTGCAGAGAGATGAGGGGAGTGGGTGCAGAGCCGGGACCCCGCGGCCCGCCCCGTGGCCCCCCCCCGGCGCAGCACGACTCGGCTCACCCTGGCAGAGGCCGTTGGCGGCCGTGCCGCTCATGTGGAAGCCGGGCTcgcagctgcagtgctgggtctGCTCGATCTGGGCGCAGCGGGGCTGCCGGCTGAACGCCGGGTCATCGGTGACGCTCCAGGAggggggagctggaggggggacgtgggggggcgggggtttGAAATGAGGTGGGGTGCCCAAGACACACCAGGTGGGTGGGGGGTCACCCACCTGTCTGCGCCTGGTACTGGCAGGTGGCCCCGGTCCACTGCTGGGGGCAGAGGCACTTGTACTGGTTCAGCCCCTCCAGGCACATCCCGCCGTTCTGGCAGGGGCTGCTCGAGCACTCACTGATCTCTGCAAAAAAGGCAGCCACGTTTcgctttttttttattttgggaacAAGCCACAGGAACGCCACGCACGCCGGCCACTCCGATACCCCACAGCATGTCAATCATAGCCATTTGCTTCGCCAGAGGCGGACACTGGCTGTTCCTGACACGGCGGCATTGCCCTGGTGCAAAGGTTTGCTGC
Coding sequences within:
- the FBLN7 gene encoding fibulin-7, whose translation is MQQLLKGQETRFAEGLRVMKSRLSTLHASLAKAAPEPPAASCPALQAPANGKKFGTKYLVEHEVHFTCDPGFQLLGSSTRTCQANGSWSGQEPHCTEISECSSSPCQNGGMCLEGLNQYKCLCPQQWTGATCQYQAQTAPPSWSVTDDPAFSRQPRCAQIEQTQHCSCEPGFHMSGTAANGLCQDLNECEVYKRDGGPRLCAHACVNLPGSYRCTCPSGYVLLGDGKSCEDIDECALSQHNCTRGTTCINMGGSFQCVSPQCPQPAGNITYVKTSPFQCERNPCPMESRSCHQAPKTISFHYLPLPSNLLTPTPLFRMATAAAPGRPGPDSLRFGIVGGNNRGHFVMQRSDRQTGELILVQSLKGPQTIQVDVDMSEYLDRVFQAKHVSKITVFVSAYEF